The Tessaracoccus flavus genome includes the window CGGCGTCCTCCAGTTCCGGGACCGAGTCGGCGACGATCCCCGCCCCGGCCTGCACGTGGGCGACGCCGTCGGCCATCACGGCCGTGCGGATCGCGATGGCGACGTCGGAGTTGCCGGCGAAGTCGAAGTAGCCCACCACACCCCCGTAGACGCCGCGGCGCGAGACCTCGAGGCGGTCGATGATCTCCATGGCGCGCACCTTGGGCGCACCCGAGAGCGTCCCGGCGGGGAAACAGGCGAGCGTCGCGTCGAGGGCGCTCAGACCGGGTCTGACGCGCCCCGACACGGCCGCCTCGAGGTGCATGATGTGGCTGTAGCGGTGGACGTTCATGAACTCGTCCACGGTGACGCTGCCGGGTTCGCAGACGCGCCCCAGATCGTTTCGGCCCAGATCCACCAGCATCAGATGTTCGGCCCGTTCCTTCGGGTCGGCCAGCAGTTCGTCGGCGAGCCTGCGGTCCTCGTCGGGTGTCGCCCCGCGCGGCCGGGACCCGGCGATGGGGCGGGTGGTGGCGAGGCCGTCCTGGACGGTGACGAGCGCCTCCGGGCTGGACCCCACGATGGCGAACCCCGGCAGCCGCAGCAGGTAGAGGTAGGGGCTCGGGTTGGTCACACGGAGAGCCCGGTATACGTCGAGAGCGTCTGCGCTCGTGGAGACGTCGAAGCGCTGGGACACCACGATCTGGAATGCCTCTCCGGCCCGGATCTCCTCCTTCGCGGCCTCGACCGCGGCGCGGAACTCCTCGGAGCTGCGCTGGCGGTGGACCGCGAGGGCCCGCCGTTGACCCTCCTGGGTGGCCCGCGACGCGCGGGGCCGGCGGACGGCCTCCGCCATCGCCTCGACGGCCGCGACCGCGCCGCGATAGGCCCGGTCGACGCCCTCGTCGGTCCCGTCGAAGTTGATCGCGTTGGCGATCAGCCACAGCTCGCCCAGGTGGTGGTCGAGGACGGCGACCTCGCTGCTCAGCATCATGACCAGCTCGGGCACTGGCAGGTCCCGGGTGGTCGTGTCCGGCAGGCGCTCGAGCCGGCGCACGACGTCGTAGCCGAGGTAGCCCACCATGCCCGCGTGGAACGGCGGCAGGCCCGGGGTGGCGGGGGTGGCGAGCTCCGTCAGGGTCTGTCGGAGCACCTGCAACGGATCGCCGTCGTCGATGCCGACCAGTTCCTGCCC containing:
- a CDS encoding anthranilate synthase component I encodes the protein MRITPSLEEFTELASGRRVISVHARLLADDLTPVALYDLLCGDREGTFLFESAEAGVWSRYSFVGVRSAATLTEVDGRAHWIGQELVGIDDGDPLQVLRQTLTELATPATPGLPPFHAGMVGYLGYDVVRRLERLPDTTTRDLPVPELVMMLSSEVAVLDHHLGELWLIANAINFDGTDEGVDRAYRGAVAAVEAMAEAVRRPRASRATQEGQRRALAVHRQRSSEEFRAAVEAAKEEIRAGEAFQIVVSQRFDVSTSADALDVYRALRVTNPSPYLYLLRLPGFAIVGSSPEALVTVQDGLATTRPIAGSRPRGATPDEDRRLADELLADPKERAEHLMLVDLGRNDLGRVCEPGSVTVDEFMNVHRYSHIMHLEAAVSGRVRPGLSALDATLACFPAGTLSGAPKVRAMEIIDRLEVSRRGVYGGVVGYFDFAGNSDVAIAIRTAVMADGVAHVQAGAGIVADSVPELEDAECSHKARAVLTAIARAEALGRP